From Primulina tabacum isolate GXHZ01 chromosome 2, ASM2559414v2, whole genome shotgun sequence, one genomic window encodes:
- the LOC142537894 gene encoding uncharacterized protein LOC142537894 — MNFLIWNVRGLRSSESQQRLHAHVKDKRVKILAILEPMIDLDVRFMTRRFGFSRVISNSSGHIWVFFAEDVMVECLFDHTQFLHFRVKPAQGPWLVGGDFNVVRNSSECLGSSVPVFASGPSSFRFQSMWLRHHGFLQTVRLNWNLPCHLNGMPRLFVKLKRLKSHLKWWNKSVFGDLFAKLAEAEQAVRIAEADCEAAPSDLHWTSLSNCNADLARVTAMEADFWRQKAACRWLEDGERNTKLFHNMVKKKRVANKIFRIWDNGSCITSPELIQQSGAAFFQNLLTGDPFVLSCPDFSDFPLVISDLENANIAAPPSLEEDVFDAVLDFFRGSPLPQGFTATTITLIPKVMGAQAWSDFRPISLCNVTNKIISKLLYSRLKEVAERLVSWNQSGFVPGRGPMVFSVGCLEALWLFRAVNINGSLTGFFGSTRGLRQGDPLSPLLFILGAEYLSRGLDRLYRQYPAIRYRSGCDLLLSHLAYADDVIIFANGGTREMNSLMDFLHHYENCSGQLVNAVKSVIILPPRCSGRTRSRLLRITGFGEGCFPIKYLGVPLFRGNRVCSLFDPLVQMVSKKLEGWELKTLSPGSRMTLLRSVLLSVPIYMFQVVQPPLAVMERLENVFNGFLWGSRSLDKKWHWARWSRACLPVSEGGLGFRRLKDIVDSFSIKLWFRFRQGSSLWAKFMMRKYCQLVHPAYVSSAGFISPTWRRLLKIRARAESGIRWRIGVGDVAFWDDIWCGDVPLSSQVLLRGDRGVRVSHFLSDGAWDFDLLCSVVPPSVAETITLIPIASGEPDSAIWVHSSDGVFSLKSAWELVRLRDQVSDIFTPCWGSWLRPTMSFFLWRFWHQWLPVDDVLQRRGFELASKCQCCEMPETFTHIFIDSPLARSVWHYFGAVFHVRIPLTSDFRLFLSAWKRHPGWTPRGHVKEFLPFIVLWFLWTARNDAKHRHLHISAETVKSQILSYLRLAHAASTVKPMHWRGVLQAARAMGIFVQLRRARKLTIVRWLRPPFGCFKLNVDGSSRGSPGDSTVGGVVRDSSGHVTLAHDVCILVCSEWVSALFLLVLSFGTFMVPGGRLLLVLLGRRISYCRGVCWMSWWIHGVLSKGSSASYDMFVRLLLHGIEISALLIQMLDIFCSGGIAIYILLCDRHYWTLQDDSSGMRAFAWTLRSSRHYHFVFLSMRFIALLLFY, encoded by the exons atgaattttctcatatggaATGTCAGGGGGCTCCGGAGCTCGGAGTCTCAACAAAGGCTACATGCCCACGTTAAAGATAAGAGAGTCAAGATCTTGGCTATTTTGGAAcccatgattgatctggatGTTCGTTTTATGACTCGTCGTTTTGGTTTTTCTCGAGTTATATCGAACTCCTCGGGTCATATCTGGGTTTTCTTTGCGGAGGATGTCATGGTTGAGTGTCTTTTTGATCACACTCAATTCCTTCACTTCCGG GTTAAGCCTGCTCAGGGTCCTTGGCTTGTTGGTGGCGACTTTAATGTAGTCAGGAATTCGTCGGAGTGTTTGGGTTCTTCTG TCCCGGTCTTTGCTAGTGGGCCGAGTTCTTTTCGCTTTCAGAGCATGTGGCTcaggcaccatggttttttgcagacggtgaggcttaattggaatttaCCGTGTCATTTGAACGGTATGCCCCGTCTTTTTGTGAAGTTGAAGCGCCTCAAAAGCCATCTGAAGTGGTGGAATAAGAGTGTTTTTGGTGATCTTTTTGCCAAACTTGCTGAGGCGGAGCAGGCTGTCCGGATTGCTGAGGCAGATTGCGAGGCTGCTCCTTCGGATTTGCATTGGACTAGTTTGTCCAATTGCAATGCAGATCTTGCTAGGgttaccgccatggaggcggatttttggcggCAAAAAGCCGCTTGTAGGtggttagaggatggtgagaggaacaccaaactcttccaCAATATGGTCAAGAAAAAAAGGGTGGCTAATAAAATCTTTCGTATTTGGGATAATGGCTCTTGCATTACTTCCCCTGAGCTTATTCAGCAGTCTGGGGCCGCCTTTTTTCAAAACCTGCTTACTGGGGATCCTTTTGTGCTTTCTTGCCCGGATTTTTCTGATTTCCCCTTGGTGATCTCGGATTTGGAGAACGCAAATATTGCTGCCCCTCCTTCTTTGGAGGAG gatgtttttgatgcGGTCCTGGATTTCTTTCGGGGTAGTCCCTTGCCACAGGGgtttactgccaccacgatcACATTGATTCCCAAAGTCATGGGAGCTCAGGCTTGGTCGGACTTTCGTCCTATCAGCTTGTGTAATGTGACTAATAAGATAATTTCCAAACTTTTATATTCTCGGCTGAAGGAGGTGGCGGAGAGGCTGGTTTCGTGGAATCAGAGTGGCTTTGTTCCAGGGCGG GGTCCAATGGTCTTTTCTGTTGGATGTCTTGAGGCATTATGGCTTTTCAGAGCAG ttaatatcaatggttcaCTCACTGGATTCTTTGGATCCACTAGGGGTCTCCGGCAGGGCGACCCTTTGTCCccacttcttttcattttgggggcagAGTACCTTTCGCGTGGTCTTGATCGTCTTTATCGTCAGTATCCTGCGATTAGGTACCGATCTGGTTGTGATCTCCTTCTTTCCCAcctggcctatgctgatgatgtcattatttttgccaatggtgggacTCGTGAGATGAACAGTCTCATGGATTTTTTGCATCACTATGAAAACTGCTCGGGGCAGTTGGTGAATGCAGTTAAGAGTGTCAttattttgcctccgaggtgttCTGGTCGTACTCGTTCCCGTCTCCTTCGTATCACTGGGTTTGGGGAGGGTTGTTTTCCTATCAAATACCTCGGAGTTCCTTTGTTTCGTGGGAATAGAGTTTGCTCTCTTTTTGATCCCCTTGTGCAGATGGTGAGTAAGAAGTTGGAGGGTTGGGAGCTTAAAACTCTTTCCCCGGGGAGCCGTATGACTCTCCTTAGGAGTGTCCTCCTTTCGGTTCCCATTTACATGTTCCAGGTAGTCCAGCCACCTCTGGCAGTTATGGAGAGGCTTGAGAATGTTTTCAATGGTTTCCTGTGGGGATCCAGATCCTTGGataagaaatggcattgggcgaGGTGGTCTCGTGCATGTCTTCCTGTCTCTGAAGGGGGTCTTGGATTTCGCAGGCTCAAAGATATtgtggatagcttctccattAAATTATGGTTTCGTTTTCGTCAAGGTTCATCCCTATGGGCCAAATTCATGATGAGAAAATACTGCCAGTTGGTGCATCCAGCTTATGTTTCATCTGCTGGgttcatttctcccacttggcgtcGTTTGCTTAAGATTAGGGCTCGTGCTGAATCTGGCATTCGATGGAGAATTGGGGTGGGAGATGTTGCTTTTTGGGATGACATCTGGTGTGGGGATGTTCCCTTGTCTAGTCAGGTCCTGCTTAGGGGGGATCGGGGTGTCCGTGTTTCTCACTTTCTTTCAGATGGGGCTTGGGATTTTGACCTTCTCTGCTCAGTTGTCCCACCCTCTGTTGCTGAGACTATTACTCTGATCCCTATTGCATCGGGGGAGCCCGATTCGGCTATTTGGGTGCATAGTTCTGACGGTGTTTTTTCGCTGAAATCCGCATGGGAGCTTGTCCGCTTGAGAGACCAAGTTTCTGATATCTTCACTCCTTGCTGGGGCAGTTGGCTGAGGCCTACTATGTCTTTCTTCCTCTGgaggttttggcatcaatggCTTCCAGTTGACGATGTGCTCCAGCGTCGTGGTTTCGAGCTGGCGTCtaaatgtcagtgttgtgagatgCCTGAGACATTCACGCACATTTTCATTGATAGCCCTCTTGCCAGGTCTGTATGGCATTACTTTGGGGCTGTTTTTCATGTCCGTATTCCCCTTACCAGTGATTTCAGACTCTTCCTCAGTGCTTGGAAGAGGCATCCGGGGTGGACTCCTAGGGGCCACGTGAAGGAGTTTTTGCCTTTCATTGTTTTatggtttctctggacggctcgTAACGATGCGAAACACCGTCATTTGCACATTTCCGCGGAGACTGTTaagtctcagattttgtcttatttGCGCCTCGCTCACGCTGCGTCTACTGTTAAGCCCATGCACTGGCGGGGTGTTTTGCAGGCTGCGAGGGCTATGGGGATTTTTGTTCAGTTGCGTAGGGCTCGTAAACTGACGATTGTTCGTTGGTTGCGGCCGCCGTTCGGGTGTTTTAAATTGAATGtagatgggagttcgagaggtAGTCCTGGGGACTCTACTGTTGGTGGGGTTGTTCGTGACTCTTCTGGGCATGTG ACACTTGCACATGATGTGTGTATTCTTGTTTGTTCTGAGTGGGTCTCTGCCCTATTTCTGTTGGTGCTTTCCTTTGGCACATTCATGGTTCCTGGAGGGCGTTTACTGCTGGTTCTCCTTGGCCGCCGTATCAGTTATTGTAGAGGTGTTTGCTGGATGTCATGGTGGATTCATGGGGTGCTTTCTAAAGGATCCTCTGCTTCTTATGACATGTTCGTCAGACTCCTACTTCATGGGATCGAGATCTCTGCTCTTTTGATTCAGATGCTAGATATCTTTTGTTCTGGCGGGATTGCGATCTATATATTACTCTGTGATCGCCATTATTGGACTCTCCAGGATGATAGCTCCGGGATGAGAGCTTTTGCATGGACTCTGCGATCATCTCGCCATTATCATTTTGTCTTCCTCAGCATGCGGTTCATAGCGCTTCTCCTTTTTTATTAG